CCGGCCACGGACCCCTGCGAGGCGCGCTGGGCTCCGGTCCGCAGGGCCATGGAGGACATCGGCACCCCCGCCAAGCTGGAGTGCTTGGTGAAGGAGGCCACGGCGATCCCCTTCGAGGGGCCCTGCGGGAAGATCCATGAGCAGGTCACCTGGCTCCTGGTGCGCTACAAGCGCGAGTCCCCGGCCTACCGCCGCTTCCTGGTGGGGGTGCTCCCCACCATCGCGGAACCCGACGACGACGAGCGCACAGGCGCCGTGCTGGTTTACCTGGAGGGGGGTGGGGAGCTGGACGACGCCGAGTGGGCTGCGGTGCAGGGGCTCATGGCCCGCTCCCGCAGGCCCTGGAGTTACCTCGACCTGCTCCTGAGGGATGCGGAGCACACCGCCGCCCCGCGCAAGAGGCTCGTGGACCGGGCGGGGCGCCTTCTCGCCGAGGCCAAGGAAGGCCGCATCGGCCGCCCCGTGCCCATCGACAGCGGGAGGCTCCTCACCCAGGTGCTCTCCCGTCTGCGGAGCCGGGAGGGGGGCAAGACGGATCTGGGGGCGGCCTTCACGGCCTATGAGCGCTACGGCAGCCGCTATGGGGTGGAGGGGGATCCTGAGTTGATGAAGCTCCTCTTCCGCTTCTGGAGTGAGAGCGAGGGGCGGGAGCGGCGTCAGGCCTTCGACTGGCTCTGTGGGCGTATCGCGGAGGCCCCCCCCAGCCGGGACCTGGCAGAGCTGGTGGTGCAGTTCCACGAGGGACTCCTGAAGGGCGTGGCTCCGGGGCATTCGCGGGAGGTGCGGGAGGTTCCGCGCAGCCCTGAGCTGGATAGGCTCGCCACCCTCTGCGGCCGGAAGATCGTCGCCGTCCTGCCCCAGGTCATCAACCGGGAGAGCCGCATTGAGCTGATGCGCTTCTGCCTCGCCCATGGCCTCCAGGGCGGGGAAGTCCCCAGCCGGGATGCGCTCCTGGCCCAGCTGGACCGTCCGGAGCCGCTGTATGAGCGTCAGGAGGCCCTCCGCATGCTGGCGGCCCTGGGGCCCGGTGCGGAGGTGGCGGAGGGGCGGGTCCTCAAGTTGCTGCGCCGGGCCGAGATCCTCAGTGGTTGGGGCGGGCAGGCCCGGTACTTCCAGAAGGACCTCCTGGACTTCGCCGGGGTGATCCGCACCCGGAACCCGGAGCTCATCGGCATCCTCGTCCAGCACCTGGGGAGCCTGGAGTCCCTCTACTACGAGGCCGCCATCGGGGCCCTGGCCCGCATCGGCGCCCCGGCCATCCCTCAGCTCAAGAGCGCCTACGATCAGATGGAGCAGCACCCCAAGCAGCTCATCGCGCGGACTCTGGGCACCATGGGGGCTCCGGCGCGGGGGCAGCTGCCCTGGCTCCGCGCCCAGATCCCGGCGGCCCCCAACCGCTATGTCCGCAATGCCCTCGAGGATGCCATCGAGGCGCTTGAGAAGGGGCGTGCGCCTCAGCCCATCATGTAGGGATAGCGGTGGTCCGTCGGAGAGATCAGGGTCTCCTTGAGGGTCCGGGGGCTGATCCAGCGGAGCAGGTTGAGGGCCGAGCCCGCCTTGTCGTTGGTGCCGCTCCGCCGGGCACCGCCGAAGGGCTGCTGGCCCACCACTGCCCCTGTCGGCTTGTCATTGATGTAGAAATTCCCGGCGGCCTGCCTGAGGGTTCTCTGGGCCTCCTCGATGGCCCTTTGTTCCCGGGCGAAGACCGCTCCGGTGAGGGCATAGGGGCTGGTGCGGTCCACCAGGGCCAGCGTCTCGCTCCAGTCCCCGTCCGGGTAGATGAAGAGGGTGAGGATGGGCCCGAAGAGCTCCGTCGTCATGGTAGGGCTCAAGGGGTCCTCGGCCAGGAGCAGGGTGGGATGGACGAACCAGCCCCGGCTGCCATCGCAATGGCCCCCTGCCAGGAGTTTCGTGCCGGGAGCGCACCGCGCCGCCTCGATGGCGCTCTGGTGGGTGTGGAAGGCGGTCTGGTCGATGACTGCCCCCAGGAAGTGGCTGA
The sequence above is drawn from the uncultured Holophaga sp. genome and encodes:
- a CDS encoding CsgG/HfaB family protein — translated: MHRPSLSALLAAALVVAAPAMAASPRPLPLALKDIADRAAHMAPGRRIRLAVMPLKGTASQRYGDRGFGAYLTEQLSTALGGLAPAVRLFERERLDVVLKEQAFASSGLMDESEARRIGELAPIDYILTGTFTRLEGSVALQVRFLDVVSGEVAGSLSESVELSPDLAGLFEDLRQVRPPESAKGVQPATDPCEARWAPVRRAMEDIGTPAKLECLVKEATAIPFEGPCGKIHEQVTWLLVRYKRESPAYRRFLVGVLPTIAEPDDDERTGAVLVYLEGGGELDDAEWAAVQGLMARSRRPWSYLDLLLRDAEHTAAPRKRLVDRAGRLLAEAKEGRIGRPVPIDSGRLLTQVLSRLRSREGGKTDLGAAFTAYERYGSRYGVEGDPELMKLLFRFWSESEGRERRQAFDWLCGRIAEAPPSRDLAELVVQFHEGLLKGVAPGHSREVREVPRSPELDRLATLCGRKIVAVLPQVINRESRIELMRFCLAHGLQGGEVPSRDALLAQLDRPEPLYERQEALRMLAALGPGAEVAEGRVLKLLRRAEILSGWGGQARYFQKDLLDFAGVIRTRNPELIGILVQHLGSLESLYYEAAIGALARIGAPAIPQLKSAYDQMEQHPKQLIARTLGTMGAPARGQLPWLRAQIPAAPNRYVRNALEDAIEALEKGRAPQPIM